The Daucus carota subsp. sativus chromosome 9, DH1 v3.0, whole genome shotgun sequence genome window below encodes:
- the LOC108192710 gene encoding probable plastid-lipid-associated protein 11, chloroplastic isoform X1, with amino-acid sequence MATTSPTFPSIFKPFTSLTPKPHITKLTTHLHSSLSTSKTTLLSLISNQNRGLTTQNDPKMLSQIIETIDEMAVHGRGAVTTNESLSGTWRLLWTTEKEQLFIIKNAGFFGTETGDVLQVIDVQNKVLNNVITFPPDGVFFVRSSLEVASPQRINFRFTSAVLRGKDWEFPLPPFGQGWFDTVYLDKEIRVAKDIRGDYLVVDRAPYSWTE; translated from the exons ATGGCCACAACATCTCCTACTTTCCCCTCCATCTTCAAACCCTTCACTTCCCTAACTCCCAAACCCCACATCACCAAACTCACCACCCATCTCCACTCTTCACTCTCCACCTCCAAAACCACTCTCCTCTCCCTCATCTCCAACCAAAACAGAGGCCTCACCACTCAAAATGATCCCAAAATGCTCTCCCAAATCATCGAAACCATCGATGAAATGGCGGTGCATGGACGTGGAGCTGTCACTACCAATGAGTCCTTGTCTGGTACGTGGCGGCTGTTATGGACCACAGAGAAAGAGCAACTTTTTATCATCAAGAATGCTGGGTTTTTTGGGACGGAGACAGGGGATGTTTTGCAGGTGATTGATGTGCAGAATAAGGTGTTGAATAATGTGATCACGTTTCCTCCAGATGGAGTCTTCTTTGTCAGGTCTAGTCTTGAAGTTGCTTCTCCTCAACGGATAAATTTCAG ATTCACAAGTGCAGTTCTCCGTGGGAAGGATTGGGAGTTTCCATTACCTCCGTTTGGTCAGGGATG GTTTGATACTGTTTACCTTGACAAGGAGATTCGTGTGGCGAAAGATATTAGGGGGGACTATCTAGTTGTTGATCGTGCTCCTTATTCTTGGACAGAGTAA
- the LOC108192710 gene encoding probable plastid-lipid-associated protein 11, chloroplastic isoform X2, whose amino-acid sequence MATTSPTFPSIFKPFTSLTPKPHITKLTTHLHSSLSTSKTTLLSLISNQNRGLTTQNDPKMLSQIIETIDEMAVHGRGAVTTNESLSGTWRLLWTTEKEQLFIIKNAGFFGTETGDVLQVIDVQNKVLNNVITFPPDGVFFVRSSLEVASPQRINFRFDTVYLDKEIRVAKDIRGDYLVVDRAPYSWTE is encoded by the exons ATGGCCACAACATCTCCTACTTTCCCCTCCATCTTCAAACCCTTCACTTCCCTAACTCCCAAACCCCACATCACCAAACTCACCACCCATCTCCACTCTTCACTCTCCACCTCCAAAACCACTCTCCTCTCCCTCATCTCCAACCAAAACAGAGGCCTCACCACTCAAAATGATCCCAAAATGCTCTCCCAAATCATCGAAACCATCGATGAAATGGCGGTGCATGGACGTGGAGCTGTCACTACCAATGAGTCCTTGTCTGGTACGTGGCGGCTGTTATGGACCACAGAGAAAGAGCAACTTTTTATCATCAAGAATGCTGGGTTTTTTGGGACGGAGACAGGGGATGTTTTGCAGGTGATTGATGTGCAGAATAAGGTGTTGAATAATGTGATCACGTTTCCTCCAGATGGAGTCTTCTTTGTCAGGTCTAGTCTTGAAGTTGCTTCTCCTCAACGGATAAATTTCAG GTTTGATACTGTTTACCTTGACAAGGAGATTCGTGTGGCGAAAGATATTAGGGGGGACTATCTAGTTGTTGATCGTGCTCCTTATTCTTGGACAGAGTAA